The following coding sequences lie in one Allorhodopirellula heiligendammensis genomic window:
- a CDS encoding DUF1016 domain-containing protein, producing MNEIIDDDYREFIADLKRRVAQAQATAARVVNRELILLYWDIGGAVAKK from the coding sequence GTGAATGAAATCATTGACGACGACTATCGAGAGTTCATTGCCGACCTGAAACGGCGAGTTGCTCAGGCCCAGGCCACCGCTGCCCGCGTCGTAAATCGCGAACTGATCCTGCTGTACTGGGATATCGGTGGTGCGGTCGCCAAGAAGTAA